The Kocuria turfanensis genome contains the following window.
GGCTCGGTCGGGCCCGGGTCGACGGTCGTGAAGGTGTAGTGCCCGGCGTGGTCCACGGCCGCGCGGCCGAAGCCGGTGAAGGTCCAGCCGTCCCGCCGGAGCGAGCCGGGGGCGGAGGGGACCTCGCCGTCCCCGTCGGCCTGCCAGATCTCCAGCAGGGCGTCGGGCACCGGCGCCCCGTGGCCGTCGATGACGTCCCCGTGCAGGCGCACCGCCTGCGGGTGCCCGAACGGCACGAGCTGCTCGCCGCCCTCGTAGGGCAGCGCGTAGCCGAAGAACGGCCCGACGGTCTGGCCGGGGGTGGCCGGCAGCGGGGTCCTCATGGGGGTCTCAGACATGGGTGTCGCCTTCCGTCCAGGTGCGGTGGGAGCCGCTGAGCACGATGTCCCACCGGTAGCCGAGCAGCCACTCGTGCTCGGAGACCTCGTGGTCGTACTGCGCCACGAGGCGCTCGCGGGCCGTGGGGTCGACGATCGACCGGTAGATCGGGTCGAGGTCGAACAGCGGGTCGCCCGGGAAGTACATCTGGGTGATCATCCGCTGGGTGAAGTCCGTGCCGAACAGGGAGAAGTGCACGTGCGCGGGACGCCACGCGTTGCGGTGGTTCTTCCAGGGGTACGGGCCGGGCTTGACGGTGATGAACTCGTAGGAGCCGTCCTCGCCGGTGAGGCACCGGCCCACGCCCGTGAAGTTCGGGTCGACGGGCGCCGGGTGCTGGTCGCGCTTGTGGATGTAGCGCCCGGCGGCGTTGGCCTGCCAGATCTCCACCAGCTGGCGGCGCACCGGGCGGCCGTCGCCGTCGAGGACCCGCCCGCGGATCTTGATCCGCTCGCCGATGGGCTCCCCGCCGGACTGGACGGTCAGGTCCGACTCGAGCGCGTGCACGTCCCGGTCGCCGAAGGCGGGGGCGTGCAGCTCGATGGTCTCCGGGTCCGCGTGGTGCAGGTCCTTGGTGGGGTGGCGCAGCACCGAGCTGCGGTACGGCGCGTAGTCCAGGCGGGGCTGGGTCTCGACGGCCCCCGAGGCGGCGTACTCCTCGTTGATCCGGTCCATCTCCCGGCTCAGGTCCGCCTGGCTCTCGGCCGCGTCGTCGGCGCCCCGGGTCCACGAGACCGGCTCGAAGGTGCCGTCGAGCGCGTCCTGGTCTTCCTCTGCCATGGTTCAACTCCTCTGTTGCGGGTGGCTGCGCTGCTG
Protein-coding sequences here:
- the pcaG gene encoding protocatechuate 3,4-dioxygenase subunit alpha, producing MSETPMRTPLPATPGQTVGPFFGYALPYEGGEQLVPFGHPQAVRLHGDVIDGHGAPVPDALLEIWQADGDGEVPSAPGSLRRDGWTFTGFGRAAVDHAGHYTFTTVDPGPTEPGKAPFIALTLFGRGVTNRLFTRVYLPEDAEALAGDPLLASLPEERRRTLIARREADGSLRFDLRLQGEGETVFLSYPRHEQ
- the pcaH gene encoding protocatechuate 3,4-dioxygenase subunit beta; translation: MAEEDQDALDGTFEPVSWTRGADDAAESQADLSREMDRINEEYAASGAVETQPRLDYAPYRSSVLRHPTKDLHHADPETIELHAPAFGDRDVHALESDLTVQSGGEPIGERIKIRGRVLDGDGRPVRRQLVEIWQANAAGRYIHKRDQHPAPVDPNFTGVGRCLTGEDGSYEFITVKPGPYPWKNHRNAWRPAHVHFSLFGTDFTQRMITQMYFPGDPLFDLDPIYRSIVDPTARERLVAQYDHEVSEHEWLLGYRWDIVLSGSHRTWTEGDTHV